GGCCGATGCGCGAGGCCACGTTGAGCAACGGCTGTCCCGTCTGTGGAGCCTCCGTCCATCCCGAACACTTCGTCGAGACGTAACGAACGGCGTCGCCCGGTCGCCGGTTTGTCCCGATCGACTTAACCCTCACCCGCCGTCCTCGCGATCGATCTCGGTCAGCCGACCGCTCAGCTCGTCGGGTACGAACCGGTAGAGTTGGATGTTGAGGTCCGCCGTTGACCGGCCCCAGATCTCGAACAGCGGTCGCTTCGCCTCCCCGTACTGTTCGATCCGCTCGACCGTCAGCTCGTTCAGCGGGATCTCCGCGAGCGTGCCCGTTGCGACGACGCTCCGGTAGACCGATCCCTCCGCCGCCTCCTCGTAGACGACGAGCCGGGCGGCCGGCGAGGAGGCGAGAAAGCGCCGTTTCTGGCTCTCGGGGGTCGAGACCAGTCGCATGTAGAAGGTCCGTTCGTCGGCATCGAAGCCGTAGGAGATGGGGATCGCGTACGGCTCGTCCGACCGGGCGAGCGCCAGCACGCCCGTCTCGTGGCGACCGAGGAACTCGTCAATCTCGCCTCGGGTCATCTCGGTCTCCTCCGCGAGTGCCATGGTCGGTGGGTGCGCACGGGTGGGGTTAAGTCATTCGTCGGACGGCAGGCGGTTCGGAACCCACCGCCTCCGGCCGGACCCCCGGCGTGGCGTTCCCCATGCAAGTGCTGTGCGGTAGGCACTGGAGTTTCTCTCGTCGGGGTCGCCCGACAGTCGCTGGCGGCCTTCCGAAGGAGCCGGCGGCTACACGCTCGACTCGAGGAGGTCCTCGAAGATCTTGCGCTGGGCCGTACGCAGGTGTTCGGAGACCGTCGACGGGGCAACGCCCAGCTCGTCCGCCACCTCGGTCGCGTTAGCCTCTCGGGGACGCTCGAAGTAGCCCATCCCGTAGGCCGTCTCGAGCACCTCGCGCTGGCGGTCGGTCAGTTTCCCCCAGTTGACGAACACCCGTTCCTCGGGATCGCCCGAGAGCGGCGGCTGGAGCAGCCGTTTCACGTCGACGGCGGGGAACCGCTCCCGGAACTCGCCGATCACCGCCTGGAGCTGGTCGAAGCTCTCGGCG
This region of Halalkalicoccus sp. CGA53 genomic DNA includes:
- a CDS encoding pyridoxamine 5'-phosphate oxidase family protein, producing the protein MALAEETEMTRGEIDEFLGRHETGVLALARSDEPYAIPISYGFDADERTFYMRLVSTPESQKRRFLASSPAARLVVYEEAAEGSVYRSVVATGTLAEIPLNELTVERIEQYGEAKRPLFEIWGRSTADLNIQLYRFVPDELSGRLTEIDREDGG
- a CDS encoding DUF7560 family zinc ribbon protein, encoding MEEYEFTCPDCEQRIELNGPMREATLSNGCPVCGASVHPEHFVET